A stretch of the Arachis stenosperma cultivar V10309 chromosome 6, arast.V10309.gnm1.PFL2, whole genome shotgun sequence genome encodes the following:
- the LOC130932853 gene encoding uncharacterized protein LOC130932853 yields the protein MEALPTVHNSHQSLCSSFHYSSPSPTQSTCCSLLRTPLSPPSSSSPPSSSIRASSSSHSNSLPSPPSSDPPQQNFQYLVPSLATVTAASAFLFLGFCRNGFVNRPVTLTTTLSSIETIPESLDLDGKNYLDEIFGGKPYHVQSTLHLKLKERIPVVHGFNKAKTDDDDAWQVLKAHVFSCSEQLEMVRVGFEEILDNERDLSKASQDCVLEYLEKLDKYIVMLKGIKLAMEKCERENGNVKYYLRLWSKLVEEIRVFEGNMVCALKQLKELEQE from the exons ATGGAAGCCCTTCCCACGGTTCACAACAGCCACCAATCTCTCTGCTCTTCATTTCACTACTCTTCCCCCTCCCCAACACAATCCACCTGTTGTTCTCTCCTTCGCACACCACTTTCTCCGCCCTCCTCCTCATCGCCTCCATCTTCTTCTATCAgagcctcttcttcctctcatTCTAATTCTTTACCGTCACCTCCTTCCTCCGACCCTCCTCAACAAAATTTTCAATACTTAGTTCCCTCCCTCGCCACCGTAACTGCAGCATCGGCGTTTTTGTTTCTAGGGTTTTGTAGAAACGGTTTCGTCAACAGGCCAGTAACACTAACGACCACGCTCTCCTCGATCGAAACAATTCCGGAATCGTTGGATTTGGATGGCAAGAACTATCTTGATGAAATCTTTGGTGGCAAGCCGTACCACGTTCAATCCACTCTGCACCTGAAGCTGAAAGAGAGAATCCCCGTTGTTCACGGCTTCAACAAAGCAAAGACCGATGACGACGATGCCTGGCAAGTACTGAAGGCGCATGTGTTTAGCTGCAGCGAGCAATTGGAGATGGTGAGGGTTGGATTCGAGGAGATATTGGACAATGAGAGGGATTTAAGCAAGGCGAGTCAAGATTGTGTTCTTGAGTATCTGGAGAAACTTGACAAGTACATAGTCATGTTGAAGGGTATTAAGTTGGCCATGGAGAAGTGTGAGAGGGAGAATGGAAATGTTAAGTATTATCTTAGGTTGTGGAGCAAGCTCGTTGAGGAAATTAGGGTCTTCGAGGGAAACATGGTTTGTGCTTTGAAGCAGCTCAAGGAACTTGAGCAAGA ATAA
- the LOC130934688 gene encoding UDP-glucuronate 4-epimerase 3-like → MVVRYLMKVEMDNTPSTPGKFKMEKGSYFHRPRWHTSLAKLTFWSFVFLGLMFIFFFRTPSIPSPSSLPTDHSRRSLRTYNNFGAAWEKRVRSSARIRSPNGVSVLVTGAAGFVGTHVSAALKRRGDGVLGLDNFNDYYDPSLKRARQALLERTGVFIVEGDINDVDLLKKLFEIVAFTHVMHLAAQAGVRYAMENPGSYVHSNIAGFVNLLEVCKSMNPQPAIVWASSSSVYGLNTKVPFSERDRTDQPASLYAATKKAGEEIAHTYNHIYGLSLTGLRFFTVYGPWGRPDMAYFFFTRDILKGKSIPIFEAANHGTVARDFTYIDDIVRGCLGALDTAEKSTGSGGKKTGPAQLRVFNLGNTSPVPVSELVSILERLLKVKAERNIMKLPRNGDVQFTHANISYAQSEFGYKPKTDLQNGLKKFVQWYINYYSDGKKADQ, encoded by the exons atGGTGGTTCGATATCTAATG AAAGTTGAGATGGATAACACGCCGTCCACACCTGGGAAGTTCAAGATGGAGAAAGGTTCATATTTTCATAGGCCTCGGTGGCACACTTCCTTAGCCAAGCTCACATTTTGGTCCTTTGTGTTCTTGGGTCTAatgttcatcttcttctttagaACCCCATCAATACCATCACCATCATCGCTTCCTACAGACCATTCACGCAGGTCCCTAAGGACCTATAACAATTTTGGTGCCGCATGGGAGAAGAGGGTTCGTTCTTCTGCAAGAATTAGGTCCCCGAATGGGGTGTCTGTGCTTGTAACTGGTGCTGCAGGTTTTGTTGGAACCCATGTCTCTGCTGCACTCAAACGTAGGGGTGATGGAGTTCTTGGCCTTGACAACTTCAATGATTATTATGATCCCTCTCTAAAACGTGCACGCCAAGCTCTCTTAGAGCGTACTGGGGTCTTCATTGTTGAAGGAGACATTAATGATGTTGACCTTCTCAAGAAACTCTTTGAGATTGTGGCTTTCACCCATGTAATGCATTTAGCTGCTCAAGCTGGTGTCAG GTATGCGATGGAAAACCCCGGTTCATATGTTCATAGCAACATTGCAGGTTTTGTGAATTTGCTTGAAGTTTGTAAGTCTATGAATCCACAACCTGCTATAGTATGGGCATCTTCAAGCTCAGTATACGGATTGAACACCAAAGTTCCATTTTCCGAAAGGGATAGAACTGACCAACCTGCAAGCTTGTATGCTGCAACTAAGAAAGCAGGTGAAGAAATCGCTCACACATATAATCACATCTATGGACTTTCCTTAACAGGCTTGAGGTTCTTCACTGTTTATGGCCCTTGGGGAAGACCTGATATGGCCTACTTCTTTTTCACAAGGGATATCTTGAAGGGCAAGTCAATTCCGATCTTCGAAGCGGCGAATCATGGAACGGTTGCTAGAGATTTCACTTATATTGATGACATTGTGAGGGGTTGTTTGGGAGCATTGGATACTGCAGAGAAGAGTACTGGTAGTGGAGGGAAGAAAACCGGACCGGCTCAGTTGAGGGTGTTCAATTTAGGGAATACTTCGCCGGTGCCGGTTTCGGAACTTGTGAGCATTTTGGAGAGGCTCTTGAAAGTTAAGGCAGAGAGAAACATCATGAAGTTGCCAAGAAATGGTGATGTTCAGTTTACTCATGCAAACATTAGTTATGCTCAGTCAGAGTTTGGTTATAAACCAAAAACGGATTTGCAGAATGGTTTAAAGAAATTTGTTCAATGGTACATCAATTACTATTCTGATGGCAAGAAAGCTGATCAGTGA
- the LOC130934689 gene encoding B3 domain-containing transcription factor VRN1-like: MASKLYKDASNGDEATTKPVHFFKILLPSTILDGKIMIPRKFVTEYGERLSNKVVLKLPNGTEWEVYLEKHDGRIWLQNGWKEFVEYHSLRFGDILVFRFDGTSHFNVFICDMSATEIDYPFKNKYGKRANTSDEELLPRKTKRTNANNKDGGKLKNPREGKMSNDLLSKTKPSGFGKFETTEVAKNTSFTVMIKPNRGSCCMWLPRGSLKDYIKPGKQTVTLLVGERSSKVRLIYYQKHSTGCLTAGWTRFARESDLEVGDACSFELLTSHSEDIVMKVSIFKHSTTEP; the protein is encoded by the exons ATGGCTTCTAAACTTTACAAAGATGCCTCCAATGGTGATGAGGCAACAACAAAGCCTGTTCACTTCTTCAAGATCCTGCTCCCGAGCACCATTTTAGATGGAAAAATT ATGATTCCTAGAAAGTTTGTAACGGAATATGGAGAACGCTTGTCCAACAAAGTTGTTCTTAAGCTTCCAAATGGCACAGAATGGGAGGTATATTTGGAGAAACATGATGGAAGAATTTGGTTACAAAATGGTTGGAAAGAGTTTGTGGAGTATCACTCTCTACGGTTTGGGGATATATTGGTTTTTAGATTTGATGGAACATCTCATTTTAATGTGTTCATATGTGATATGAGTGCCACGGAAATAGACTACcccttcaagaataaatatggtAAAAGGGCCAACACTAGTGATGAGGAACTTCTTCCTCGTAAAACCAAGAGAACAAATGCAAACAACAAAGATGGGG GTAAGTTGAAGAATCCAAGGGAAGGAAAGATGTCCAATGACTtgctttctaaaactaaacCATCGGGTTTTGGAAAATTTGAAACTACAGAAGTTGCGAAAAATACTTCCTTCACGGTTATGATAAAACCAAACAGAGGATCATGTTGCATG TGGTTACCGAGGGGCTCCTTAAAGGATTATATCAAACCTGGCAAGCAAACTGTTACATTGTTGGTTGGAGAAAGATCTTCAAAGGTTAGGTTGATCTATTACCAAAAACATTCTACCGGTTGCCTTACAGCAGGTTGGACAAGATTTGCAAGGGAATCTGATTTGGAAGTAGGGGATGCATGTTCCTTTGAATTACTAACTAGCCATTCTGAAGACATAGTCATGAAGGTTTCCATTTTCAAGCACTCCACTACTGAGCCATAA